A region from the Aeromicrobium choanae genome encodes:
- a CDS encoding SipW-dependent-type signal peptide-containing protein has product MKSTRARALLSLGIILGLGSVSTLAYWTDEATLAAGTIQSGSLDLKLDGADNLPSTTKLAITNMVPGESVAATVNVQRAPGTVAFTYSVNGKVNETHELATGLRFKLFAGVAGTSTANANGIRTQTCGGTQLAGGTDGIALATATDLVTNRTALATPSTVQPTAVTENLCIQAILPSAAGNGTQAKSATATFAFNATQLS; this is encoded by the coding sequence ATGAAGTCCACCCGCGCTCGAGCCCTGTTGAGCCTCGGCATCATCCTGGGGCTCGGCAGCGTCAGCACTCTCGCGTACTGGACCGATGAGGCGACGTTGGCGGCCGGCACGATCCAGTCCGGCTCGCTGGACCTCAAGCTCGACGGCGCGGACAACCTGCCCTCCACGACGAAGCTCGCGATCACGAACATGGTGCCCGGCGAGAGCGTCGCCGCCACGGTCAACGTCCAGCGCGCGCCGGGCACGGTCGCGTTCACCTACTCGGTCAACGGAAAGGTGAACGAGACCCACGAGCTGGCGACGGGTCTGCGGTTCAAGCTCTTCGCCGGCGTCGCCGGCACGTCCACCGCCAACGCGAACGGCATCCGCACGCAGACCTGTGGAGGAACCCAGCTCGCCGGCGGCACGGACGGCATCGCGCTCGCCACCGCCACCGACCTGGTGACGAACCGCACCGCTCTGGCGACGCCGAGCACCGTCCAGCCGACCGCGGTGACCGAGAACCTGTGCATCCAGGCGATCCTGCCGTCGGCGGCGGGCAACGGCACGCAGGCGAAGTCCGCGACCGCCACCTTCGCCTTCAACGCGACGCAGCTGAGCTGA
- a CDS encoding signal peptidase I, whose protein sequence is MTHRVREALLWAGAALGTLCLGWTFVMAAFGLTPLVFTSGSMSPAIAAGDLAFARTIDADDIRTGDVVSVVNAEGVRITHRVVEAEPWEHGATLTLKGDANAAPDVEPYAVTSVERVAFAVPRAGYVINAAASPAGTFAAGLLVALALAVAFGRRPGPREPADDAEPRQGGSRARGTITVGAALLAVAAVSMTTTVQPTRAAFTDPAAATTGTFGAHTVASQSAPSCTANTVTLGEDTVTLRWNQVDPRYVYAWELRPNGSTTVVQSGTVGAGVAQGAQVSVTVGPAGTSNGNYNIVVTARPSTSTSWAAATTTTTPVRRFTTALFWNNMGCGHA, encoded by the coding sequence GTGACCCACAGAGTTCGTGAGGCCCTCCTCTGGGCGGGCGCAGCGCTCGGCACCCTGTGCCTGGGCTGGACCTTCGTGATGGCCGCCTTCGGCCTCACGCCGCTGGTCTTCACGTCGGGGTCCATGTCGCCCGCCATCGCCGCCGGTGACCTGGCCTTCGCCAGGACGATCGACGCCGACGACATCCGGACCGGGGACGTCGTCAGCGTCGTGAACGCCGAGGGCGTCCGCATCACGCACCGCGTCGTCGAGGCAGAGCCGTGGGAGCACGGCGCGACGCTCACCCTGAAGGGGGACGCGAACGCCGCACCGGACGTCGAGCCGTACGCCGTCACCTCGGTCGAGCGCGTCGCGTTCGCGGTACCCCGGGCCGGCTACGTCATCAACGCCGCCGCGTCGCCCGCTGGGACGTTCGCCGCGGGACTGCTCGTGGCACTGGCCCTCGCCGTGGCCTTCGGCCGCAGGCCCGGCCCGAGGGAGCCGGCGGATGACGCCGAACCGCGCCAGGGAGGCTCCCGAGCGCGGGGGACGATCACCGTCGGTGCCGCTCTGCTCGCGGTCGCCGCCGTCAGCATGACGACCACGGTGCAGCCCACCCGTGCCGCCTTCACCGACCCGGCCGCGGCGACGACCGGCACGTTCGGTGCTCACACCGTGGCCAGCCAGTCGGCACCCTCCTGCACGGCCAACACGGTCACCCTCGGCGAGGACACCGTCACGCTCCGGTGGAACCAGGTCGACCCGCGCTACGTCTACGCCTGGGAGCTGCGGCCGAACGGGTCCACCACGGTGGTGCAGTCAGGAACCGTCGGCGCCGGAGTGGCCCAGGGCGCCCAGGTCTCGGTGACCGTGGGACCTGCCGGAACGTCGAACGGCAACTACAACATCGTGGTCACGGCGCGCCCTTCGACCAGCACGAGCTGGGCCGCCGCGACCACCACCACGACTCCCGTCCGACGTTTCACCACTGCGCTGTTCTGGAACAACATGGGCTGCGGTCACGCCTGA
- a CDS encoding signal peptidase I, whose protein sequence is MTGRERLREIVLWVGAVLGVLCILWTIVMFAFGLTPLVFTSGSMSPAIKAGDLAFAETIDADEIEVEDILSVVNEKGVRITHRVVRVDPTDDGAVVVLKGDANSEPDVEPYAVTTAERVLFHVPKAGYVVDAAGSPIGMFVGGLLAAAALFVAFGGRGGGGGGGSVAKAQEDAGSTEEVAGDGSAAKRNRHTFLIGPVVLVLGMMVAVQPAQAAFTDTATMTSGTFTAAALPIRPSSITCVRTGIVGFRVATVSWADDSPRYGYYYEIAQEPDWSGSDKVTGVIQPTGTNSVEFSGATSGGWFTARDYYIRVYSAYVTSAGAVTWRSSSYRAYSVARTFGTVSYDCGSNISPAN, encoded by the coding sequence ATGACCGGCCGAGAGCGCCTGCGCGAGATCGTCCTGTGGGTCGGTGCCGTCCTCGGGGTGCTGTGCATCCTGTGGACGATCGTCATGTTCGCCTTCGGACTCACGCCGTTGGTGTTCACGTCCGGGTCGATGTCGCCCGCGATCAAGGCCGGCGACCTCGCCTTCGCCGAGACGATCGACGCGGACGAGATCGAGGTCGAGGACATCCTCAGCGTGGTCAACGAGAAGGGCGTGCGGATCACCCACCGCGTCGTGCGGGTCGACCCGACCGACGACGGTGCGGTGGTCGTGCTCAAGGGTGACGCGAACTCAGAGCCCGACGTCGAGCCGTACGCGGTCACCACGGCCGAGAGAGTGCTGTTCCACGTGCCGAAGGCGGGCTATGTCGTCGACGCCGCCGGCTCGCCCATCGGCATGTTCGTCGGAGGACTGCTGGCGGCTGCCGCCCTGTTCGTCGCCTTCGGCGGTCGCGGCGGCGGTGGAGGCGGTGGGAGCGTGGCGAAGGCGCAGGAGGATGCCGGCTCGACCGAGGAGGTGGCGGGAGACGGCTCGGCGGCGAAGCGGAACAGGCACACCTTCCTCATCGGGCCCGTCGTGCTCGTCCTCGGCATGATGGTGGCGGTCCAGCCCGCCCAGGCCGCGTTCACCGACACGGCCACGATGACCTCGGGGACGTTCACGGCCGCGGCGCTGCCGATTCGACCCTCGAGCATCACGTGCGTCCGCACCGGCATCGTGGGCTTCCGGGTGGCGACGGTGTCGTGGGCCGACGACAGCCCCAGGTACGGCTACTACTACGAGATCGCCCAGGAACCTGACTGGTCCGGCTCCGACAAGGTCACCGGAGTGATCCAGCCCACCGGCACGAACTCCGTGGAGTTCAGCGGCGCGACGTCCGGGGGCTGGTTCACCGCGCGGGACTACTACATCCGGGTCTACTCGGCGTACGTGACCAGCGCCGGCGCCGTGACCTGGCGGTCGTCGAGCTATCGCGCATACTCCGTGGCGCGCACCTTCGGTACGGTCAGCTACGACTGCGGGTCGAACATCTCCCCGGCCAACTGA
- the pdxT gene encoding pyridoxal 5'-phosphate synthase glutaminase subunit PdxT, protein MTSIGVFALQGDVREHLQALERLGVEAFTVRRPAELERCDGLIVPGGESTTMYKLARTFDLLEPLRRRVKDGMPTFGTCAGMIMLADRIRDGAPGQETVGGLDVTVRRNAFGRQVDSFEVDLEMAGVDRTVHAVFIRAPWVEEVGPGVEVLAEVPSGEAAGRIVAVRQGPLMATSFHPEVGDDDRVHGLFVDLVKQS, encoded by the coding sequence GTGACCTCGATCGGCGTCTTCGCCCTGCAGGGCGACGTGCGCGAGCACCTGCAGGCGCTCGAGCGACTCGGCGTCGAGGCGTTCACCGTCCGCCGGCCCGCCGAGCTGGAGCGGTGCGACGGGCTCATCGTGCCCGGCGGCGAGTCGACTACGATGTACAAGCTCGCCCGCACCTTCGACCTGCTCGAGCCGTTGCGCCGGCGTGTGAAGGACGGGATGCCGACGTTCGGGACGTGCGCCGGGATGATCATGCTCGCCGACCGGATCCGCGACGGCGCGCCCGGCCAGGAGACCGTCGGCGGCCTCGACGTCACCGTGCGCCGCAACGCCTTCGGTCGCCAGGTCGACTCGTTCGAGGTCGACCTGGAGATGGCGGGCGTCGACCGTACCGTGCACGCCGTGTTCATCCGTGCGCCGTGGGTCGAGGAGGTCGGCCCCGGTGTCGAGGTGCTTGCCGAGGTCCCTTCGGGGGAGGCCGCCGGTAGAATCGTCGCGGTGCGGCAGGGGCCGCTCATGGCGACGTCCTTCCACCCCGAGGTCGGGGACGACGACCGTGTGCACGGACTCTTCGTTGACCTCGTGAAGCAGAGCTAG
- a CDS encoding YebC/PmpR family DNA-binding transcriptional regulator, protein MSGHSKWATTKHKKAAIDAKRGKLFAKLIKNIEVAARTGGPDPEGNPTLYDAIQKAKKQSVPNDNIDRAVKRGGGADGGGVDYTTIMYEGYGPNGVAFLVECLTDNKNRAAMEVRTAMTRNGGTMADPGSVSYMFSRKGIIIVPAEQEDGPTNEDDVLMAVLDAGAEEVNDHDGSFEVLCEPGDLVAVRTALQEAGLDYDSADASFVPSVHVEVDAEGAAKVVRLIDALEDSDDVQNVFANFDAPDEVMADL, encoded by the coding sequence ATGTCGGGCCACTCCAAATGGGCAACCACCAAGCACAAGAAGGCCGCGATCGATGCCAAGCGCGGCAAGCTGTTCGCCAAGCTGATCAAGAACATCGAGGTCGCGGCGCGCACGGGTGGCCCTGACCCCGAGGGCAACCCCACGCTCTACGACGCGATCCAGAAGGCGAAGAAGCAGTCGGTCCCCAACGACAACATCGACCGCGCGGTCAAGCGCGGCGGTGGCGCCGACGGCGGGGGAGTGGACTACACCACGATCATGTACGAGGGCTACGGCCCGAACGGCGTGGCGTTCCTCGTCGAGTGCCTCACCGACAACAAGAACCGGGCCGCCATGGAGGTCCGCACCGCGATGACCCGCAACGGCGGCACGATGGCCGACCCCGGCTCGGTGTCCTACATGTTCAGCCGCAAGGGCATCATCATCGTCCCCGCCGAGCAGGAGGACGGCCCGACGAACGAGGATGACGTCCTGATGGCCGTGCTGGACGCGGGCGCCGAGGAGGTCAACGACCACGACGGCAGCTTCGAGGTGCTGTGCGAGCCCGGTGACCTCGTCGCCGTGCGCACGGCGCTGCAGGAGGCCGGCCTGGACTACGACTCGGCCGACGCCTCGTTCGTGCCCAGCGTCCACGTCGAGGTCGACGCGGAGGGCGCCGCCAAGGTCGTCAGGCTCATCGACGCCCTCGAGGACAGCGACGACGTGCAGAACGTGTTCGCCAACTTCGACGCGCCGGACGAGGTCATGGCCGACCTCTGA
- the ruvC gene encoding crossover junction endodeoxyribonuclease RuvC: MGVDPGLTRCGVGIVEGIVGRPLDLVDVGVVRTPSDLDLAKRLLRLERALDEIVVRQRPDVVAVERVFSQHNVRTVMGTAQASGIAMLVAARHGIPVQLHTPSEVKAAVTGSGRADKAQVAAMVTRLLRLDAPPKPADAADALALAICHIWRGAAQNRLAAAVAAAGAAR, encoded by the coding sequence CTGGGCGTCGACCCCGGTCTCACCCGGTGCGGCGTCGGCATCGTCGAGGGGATCGTGGGTCGTCCGCTGGACCTCGTCGACGTCGGTGTCGTCCGCACCCCCAGCGATCTCGACCTCGCCAAGCGCCTGCTGCGCCTCGAGCGCGCGCTCGACGAGATCGTCGTGCGGCAGCGTCCCGACGTGGTCGCGGTCGAGCGGGTCTTCAGCCAGCACAATGTGCGCACCGTGATGGGCACGGCTCAGGCCAGCGGGATCGCGATGCTGGTCGCCGCGCGGCACGGGATCCCGGTCCAGTTGCACACGCCCTCGGAGGTCAAGGCCGCCGTCACCGGAAGCGGCCGCGCCGACAAGGCCCAGGTCGCCGCGATGGTCACCCGGCTGCTGCGCCTCGACGCGCCGCCCAAGCCCGCCGACGCGGCGGACGCCCTCGCCCTGGCGATCTGCCACATCTGGCGCGGCGCCGCCCAGAACCGACTGGCCGCAGCCGTCGCCGCGGCGGGAGCGGCCCGATGA
- the ruvA gene encoding Holliday junction branch migration protein RuvA: MIAHLRGAVAAVSLNSAVLDLQGVGYHVMCTPSTIADLRLGQEATLWTSMVVREDSMTLYGFANAEERDMFELVQTASGVGPKVAQAMLAVLPPERLRTAIASSDHATLTKVPGIGRKGAERIVVELKDRVGAVASSAVAPAGAAWREQVHEALVGLGWSAKDADAAIDRVAEDVGPDPDISAILRDALRSMDRGR; the protein is encoded by the coding sequence ATGATCGCCCACCTGCGCGGTGCCGTCGCGGCGGTCTCCCTGAACTCCGCCGTGCTCGACCTGCAGGGCGTCGGCTACCACGTCATGTGCACCCCCTCCACGATCGCCGACCTGCGCCTCGGCCAGGAGGCCACGCTGTGGACCTCGATGGTCGTGCGCGAGGACTCGATGACGCTCTACGGCTTCGCCAACGCCGAGGAGCGCGACATGTTCGAGCTGGTGCAGACCGCCAGCGGCGTCGGCCCGAAGGTCGCGCAGGCGATGCTCGCGGTGCTGCCGCCCGAGCGGCTCCGCACCGCGATCGCCTCGTCCGACCACGCCACCCTGACGAAGGTGCCCGGCATCGGCCGCAAGGGTGCCGAGCGGATCGTCGTGGAGCTCAAGGACCGGGTGGGCGCGGTCGCCTCGTCCGCCGTCGCCCCGGCCGGTGCCGCCTGGCGGGAGCAGGTGCACGAGGCACTCGTCGGGCTGGGCTGGTCGGCCAAGGACGCCGACGCCGCGATCGACCGGGTGGCCGAGGACGTCGGTCCGGATCCGGACATCTCGGCGATCCTGCGCGATGCCCTGCGATCGATGGACCGAGGCCGATGA
- the ruvB gene encoding Holliday junction branch migration DNA helicase RuvB: MDEYDDFESIVAEAASPQESAFEQALRPRTLDELVGQERVREQLALVLDAAVARERTPDHVLLSGPPGLGKTTIAMIIANQLAAPLRLTSGPAIQHAGDLAAILSGVNEGDVLFIDEIHRMSRPAEELLYMAMEDFRVDVIVGKGPGATAIPLQIPPFTVVGATTRAGLLPGPLRDRFGFTAQLDYYEPSDLDRIVRRSADLLDLQVSAEASAEIGSRSRGTPRIANRLLRRVRDYAEVRADGTVDHAIAKAALDLYEVDDLGLDRLDRAVLDVLCRNFGGGPVGIATLAVAVSEERETVEELAEPFLVRLGFLARTPRGRIATPAAWRHLGLTPPAGADAGQLPFDSAD; this comes from the coding sequence ATGGACGAGTACGACGACTTCGAGTCGATCGTGGCCGAGGCCGCGTCGCCGCAGGAGAGCGCCTTCGAGCAGGCCCTGCGGCCGCGCACCCTCGACGAGCTGGTCGGGCAGGAGCGCGTCCGCGAGCAGCTCGCGCTCGTGCTCGACGCCGCGGTGGCGCGCGAGCGCACCCCCGATCACGTCCTGCTGTCGGGTCCGCCCGGGCTGGGCAAGACCACGATCGCGATGATCATCGCGAACCAGCTCGCTGCACCGCTGCGCCTCACCAGCGGCCCGGCGATCCAGCACGCGGGCGACCTCGCGGCCATCCTCTCGGGCGTCAACGAGGGCGACGTGCTGTTCATCGACGAGATCCACCGGATGTCGCGCCCCGCCGAGGAGCTGCTCTACATGGCGATGGAGGACTTCCGGGTCGACGTCATCGTCGGCAAGGGTCCGGGCGCCACGGCCATCCCGCTGCAGATCCCGCCCTTCACCGTCGTCGGCGCCACCACCCGCGCCGGCCTGCTGCCCGGCCCCCTGCGCGACAGGTTCGGCTTCACCGCCCAGCTCGACTACTACGAGCCGTCCGACCTCGACCGGATCGTGCGGCGCTCGGCCGACCTGCTGGACCTCCAGGTCAGCGCCGAGGCCTCCGCGGAGATCGGCTCGCGCTCCCGCGGCACCCCGCGCATCGCCAACCGGCTGCTGCGGCGCGTGCGCGACTACGCGGAGGTCCGCGCCGACGGCACCGTCGACCACGCGATCGCGAAGGCCGCCCTCGACCTGTACGAGGTCGACGACCTCGGCCTCGACCGGCTCGACCGCGCGGTCCTCGACGTCCTGTGCCGCAACTTCGGCGGGGGACCGGTCGGCATCGCCACGCTCGCGGTCGCGGTGTCGGAGGAGCGCGAGACGGTGGAGGAGCTGGCCGAGCCGTTCCTCGTGCGGCTGGGCTTCCTGGCCCGCACGCCGCGCGGCCGGATCGCCACGCCGGCTGCCTGGCGGCACCTCGGCCTGACGCCTCCGGCCGGGGCCGATGCCGGGCAGCTGCCCTTCGACTCCGCCGACTAG
- the yajC gene encoding preprotein translocase subunit YajC: MTFADFLPLILLALVFFLLIIRPMRERQKQYSALRQMQSALQPGARVMISSGIHGTISTIDDETVGLEIAPGVIVTVARAAVAEVVDPEVIDPQA, translated from the coding sequence GTGACCTTCGCTGACTTCCTCCCCCTGATCCTGCTGGCCCTGGTCTTCTTCCTGCTGATCATCCGTCCGATGCGTGAGCGGCAGAAGCAGTACTCCGCGCTGCGCCAGATGCAGTCGGCGCTGCAGCCCGGCGCTCGCGTGATGATCAGCAGCGGCATCCACGGCACCATCTCGACGATCGACGACGAGACCGTCGGCCTGGAGATCGCGCCCGGCGTGATCGTCACCGTCGCTCGCGCGGCCGTCGCCGAGGTGGTCGACCCCGAAGTGATCGACCCCCAGGCATGA
- a CDS encoding adenine phosphoribosyltransferase, with product MSDFPDTAARLIRAIDDWPEAGVTFRDITPLLADPQGLAATVSALVEAAKAFGPLDVVAGVEARGFLLAPLIAEALGIGLVPVRKAGKLPARTLSESYSLEYGDAIVEIHADAVPEGARVLIVDDVLATGGTLAAAGRLFERAGAVVAGNLVLIELPALGGRAVLGDVPLTALLEY from the coding sequence ATGAGCGACTTCCCCGACACCGCCGCGCGGCTCATCCGCGCCATCGACGACTGGCCCGAGGCCGGCGTCACGTTCCGCGACATCACCCCGCTGCTGGCCGATCCGCAGGGGCTGGCGGCCACCGTCTCGGCGCTGGTCGAGGCGGCCAAGGCCTTCGGACCGCTCGACGTCGTCGCCGGCGTCGAGGCTCGCGGCTTCCTGCTCGCGCCGCTGATCGCCGAGGCGCTGGGCATCGGCCTCGTGCCCGTGCGCAAGGCCGGCAAGCTGCCCGCACGCACCCTGTCGGAGTCCTACTCGCTCGAGTACGGCGACGCCATCGTGGAGATCCACGCCGACGCCGTTCCGGAGGGTGCCCGCGTGCTCATCGTGGACGACGTCCTCGCCACCGGGGGAACGCTCGCCGCCGCCGGACGTCTGTTCGAGCGCGCCGGGGCCGTCGTGGCCGGCAACCTCGTCCTCATCGAACTGCCCGCCCTCGGGGGTCGCGCCGTGCTCGGCGACGTCCCCCTGACCGCACTCCTGGAGTACTGA
- a CDS encoding RelA/SpoT family protein, whose translation MAERIDGPSTKPAESRTPDSARTSARVRSRLARIGGKSTGAGNPVLDPLIKVYRDTHPKGDVSSIEKAYEVAAAMHEGQKRKSGDPYITHPLAVATILAELGMTAPTLCAALLHDTVEDTSYTIEQLRKDFGDEVVHLVDGVTKLDKVKYGDSAQSETIRKMVVAMARDIRVLVIKLADRLHNMRTLRYLRQDKQERIARETIEIFAPLAHRLGMNTIKWELEDLAFATLHPKVYDEIVRLVAERAPSREAFLERVIRDVNSDLGHAKIKAKVTGRPKHYFSIYQKMLVRGRDFSDIFDLVGVRILVDDVADCYAVLGVLHARWNPIPGRFKDYISVPKFNMYQSLHTTVIGPQGKPVELQLRTYAMHRRAEFGVAAHWKYKAESLAAVGGKASMDGPGGNEMMWLRELVDWQSETEDSSDFLDSLRFEMQNAGVYAYTPRGDLIQLPAHATPVDFAYGVHTEVGHACVGARVNGRLVSLESELESGDVVEIFTSKSPTAGPSRDWLDFVKSPRARNKIRQWFTKERREEAIDHGKDLIAKQMRKEGLPMHRLFRQANLDTVAKEMGHADISALYAAVGESNVGAQGVVDRVIDLAGGREGAEEEAAEATAMPMRSSRPSTARGDAGVEVVGVSGDVMAKLARCCTPVPGDKIQGFVTRGSGISVHRSDCVNFVELAHQTERVVQVRWVANAKTTFLVAMQVEGLDRPHLLSDITKVISDQHVNILSATLSTGRDRVAKSRFTFEMADAKHLGAVLKAVGGVQGVFDAYRVTQ comes from the coding sequence GTGGCCGAGCGCATCGATGGACCGTCGACGAAGCCTGCCGAGTCCAGGACACCGGACTCGGCACGTACCTCCGCGCGCGTGCGCAGCCGGCTGGCACGGATCGGCGGCAAGTCCACGGGCGCCGGAAACCCGGTGCTCGACCCGCTGATCAAGGTCTACCGCGACACCCATCCCAAGGGCGACGTCTCGTCGATCGAGAAGGCCTACGAGGTCGCCGCGGCGATGCACGAGGGCCAGAAGCGCAAGAGCGGCGACCCGTACATCACGCACCCGCTGGCCGTCGCGACGATCCTCGCCGAGCTCGGCATGACCGCGCCCACCCTGTGCGCGGCCCTGCTGCACGACACCGTCGAGGACACCTCCTACACGATCGAGCAGCTCCGCAAGGACTTCGGTGACGAGGTCGTCCACCTGGTCGACGGCGTCACCAAGCTCGACAAGGTCAAGTACGGCGACTCCGCCCAGTCCGAGACGATCCGCAAGATGGTCGTCGCGATGGCGCGCGACATCCGCGTGCTCGTCATCAAGCTGGCCGACCGCCTGCACAACATGCGCACCCTGCGCTACCTGCGCCAGGACAAGCAGGAGCGCATCGCCCGCGAGACCATCGAGATCTTCGCGCCCCTGGCCCACCGCCTGGGCATGAACACGATCAAGTGGGAGCTGGAGGACCTCGCGTTCGCCACCTTGCACCCGAAGGTCTACGACGAGATCGTGCGGCTCGTCGCCGAGCGCGCCCCGTCGCGCGAGGCGTTCCTGGAGCGCGTCATCCGCGACGTGAACTCCGACCTCGGTCACGCCAAGATCAAGGCGAAGGTCACCGGCCGGCCGAAGCACTACTTCTCGATCTACCAGAAGATGCTCGTGCGCGGCCGCGACTTCTCCGACATCTTCGACCTGGTCGGCGTGCGCATCCTCGTGGACGACGTCGCCGACTGCTACGCCGTGCTGGGCGTCCTGCACGCCCGGTGGAACCCCATCCCGGGCCGCTTCAAGGACTACATCAGCGTCCCGAAGTTCAACATGTACCAGTCGCTGCACACCACGGTGATCGGCCCGCAGGGCAAGCCCGTGGAGCTGCAGCTGCGCACGTACGCGATGCACCGGCGCGCGGAGTTCGGCGTCGCGGCCCACTGGAAGTACAAGGCCGAGTCGCTCGCGGCCGTGGGCGGCAAGGCCAGCATGGACGGGCCCGGCGGCAACGAGATGATGTGGCTGCGCGAGCTGGTGGACTGGCAGTCCGAGACCGAGGACTCCAGTGACTTCCTGGACTCGCTGCGCTTCGAGATGCAGAACGCGGGCGTCTACGCGTACACGCCCCGCGGCGACCTGATCCAGCTGCCGGCCCACGCCACGCCCGTCGACTTCGCCTACGGCGTCCACACCGAGGTCGGTCACGCGTGCGTCGGCGCGCGCGTCAACGGTCGCCTCGTCTCGCTGGAGTCCGAGCTCGAGAGCGGCGACGTGGTGGAGATCTTCACGTCGAAGTCGCCCACGGCCGGCCCGAGCCGCGACTGGCTCGACTTCGTCAAGAGCCCCCGCGCGCGCAACAAGATCCGGCAGTGGTTCACCAAGGAGCGCCGCGAGGAGGCGATCGACCACGGCAAGGACCTCATCGCGAAGCAGATGCGCAAGGAGGGTCTCCCGATGCATCGCCTGTTCCGGCAGGCGAACCTCGACACGGTGGCCAAGGAGATGGGCCACGCCGACATCTCCGCGCTCTACGCGGCGGTGGGGGAGAGCAACGTCGGCGCGCAGGGCGTCGTCGACCGCGTCATCGACCTCGCCGGCGGTCGCGAGGGTGCCGAGGAGGAGGCCGCCGAGGCCACGGCGATGCCGATGCGCTCCAGCCGGCCGTCCACGGCCCGCGGCGATGCCGGTGTCGAGGTGGTCGGTGTCTCCGGCGACGTCATGGCGAAGCTCGCGCGCTGCTGCACGCCCGTGCCGGGCGACAAGATCCAGGGCTTCGTCACGCGCGGCTCCGGCATCTCGGTGCACCGCTCGGACTGTGTCAACTTCGTCGAGCTGGCGCACCAGACCGAGCGGGTCGTGCAGGTGCGCTGGGTCGCCAACGCCAAGACCACGTTCCTGGTGGCGATGCAGGTCGAGGGCCTCGACCGTCCGCACCTGCTGTCCGACATCACCAAGGTGATCTCCGACCAGCACGTCAACATCCTGTCGGCCACCCTCAGCACCGGGCGTGACCGCGTCGCCAAGAGCCGCTTCACCTTCGAGATGGCCGACGCCAAGCACCTCGGCGCCGTCCTGAAGGCCGTCGGCGGCGTCCAGGGCGTCTTCGACGCCTACCGCGTCACCCAGTAG